A region of Haliotis asinina isolate JCU_RB_2024 chromosome 7, JCU_Hal_asi_v2, whole genome shotgun sequence DNA encodes the following proteins:
- the LOC137290952 gene encoding DNA excision repair protein ERCC-8-like, which yields MLRLFTDREYGINNPLILSRAETTRRIFSLELSKHRDVDRVHDGGINTMDIDLIESRYLLSGGSTGGISVHDLENFSGNVKHSYKYVCGVDRSNKYMHKHSIQTVQWYPLDTGIFTSSGTDKLLKVWDTNRLVPADTFEFSTIVYSHHMSPIATKHNLLAVGCQGSTVKLVDLKAGSATHMLKGHRSCVMSVKWSSRDEFILATGSADNRVLLWDVRTAKGHLMSLDQHNGEAASSVASSTTAHGGRVNGLSFTHDGLFLVTFGTDNRLRLWNTYTGKNCMVNYGSIENDSKKHIQIGLSHDGCPDVIFVPSDGNIDILDLHKGSYINTLRGHYNVVNCCLFNTNSHELFSGGSDRNILVWVPNTDSAYDDHLKDDSKNKQDPSFVKRIAATADSWSSDEDE from the exons ATGCTGAGACTATTTACGGACAGAGAATACGGCATTAACAACCCTCTGATATTATCTAGAGCTGAAACAACCAGAAGAATATTTAGTTTGGAACTTAGTAAACACAGAGATGTCGACCGAGTCCATGATGGTGGCATTAACACCATGGACATCGACTTGATTGAATCAAGATA CTTGTTATCCGGAGGCTCCACTGGGGGAATATCTGTTCATGACCTGGAGAATTTCAGTGGGAATGTTAAGCACTCCTATAAGTATGTCTGTGGAGTGGACAGATCCAATAaatacatgcacaaacacaGCATCCAGACTGTACAGTGGTACCCGTTAGACACGGGCATATTCACCTCCAGTGGAACTGATAAACTGTTGAAAGTGTGGGATACCAACAGGCTTGTG CCAGCAGATACATTTGAGTTCAGCACTATTGTATACAGTCATCACATGTCTCCCATTGCCACCAAACACAACCTGCTTGCTGTTGGCTGTCAAGGTTCAACTGTGAAGCTGGTAGATCTGAAGGCTGGGTCAGCAACCCATATGCTCAAGGGACACAGGTCATGTGTAATGTCAGTCAAGTGGTCTTCAAGGGATGAGTTTATTTTGGCAACAGGCAG TGCTGACAATCGTGTCCTGCTCTGGGATGTACGTACAGCCAAGGGGCATCTCATGTCTCTAGATCAACACAATGGAGAGGCAGCATCTTCGGTTGCCAGCT CCACAACAGCCCACGGTGGACGAGTGAATGGCCTGAGTTTTACTCATGATGGCTTGTTTCTGGTGACATTCGGCACAGACAACAGACTGCGTTtgtggaacacatatactggaaaAAACTGCATGGTGAATTACGGCTCAATAGAAAACGACAGCAAGAAACATATCCAGATTGGTCTGTCCCACGACGGCTGCCCGGATGTGATATTTGTGCCAAGTGACGGTAACATCGACATCTTAGATCTTCATAAAGGCAGCTACATCAACACATTGAGAGGGCATTATAACGTTGTCAACTGTTGTCTGTTTAACACTAACAGCCATGAACTGTTCAGCGGAGGAAGTGACCGCAATATTTTGGTGTGGGTTCCCAACACAGACAGTGCCTATGATGATCATCTCAAGGATGACTCTAAGAACAAACAAGATCCAAGTTTTGTGAAAAGAATAGCAGCTACAGCTGACTCCTGGAGTAGTGATgaggatgaatga
- the LOC137290742 gene encoding RNA 3'-terminal phosphate cyclase-like protein: MSTNTLTFEGCNFFRQRLVLATLSGKTVQIRKIRVTDDNPGLRDFEASFIRLLDKLTNGSKIIVSETGTSVLYQPGLLSGGSIEHDCSTQRSLGYYIEGLLLLAPFMKRPIKAVLKGVTNDKTDPSVDSIKLSTFPVLKRFLGTDEGLELKVTRRGAAPDGGGEVVLCCPCRQKLRPILFTEAGKVKRIRGVAWATRVSPSITNRIVESTRGVLNQFLPDIYIYTDHRKGGQSGKSPGFGLTLVAETLNGAFLCAESTSNEKGSTEGPTVPEDLGRNTAKLLLEEIYRGGCVDSSNQSMAALFMVLGQQDVSKIQTGTLSSYTIQFLRDIHQFFQVQFKVDVESHDLEDEEGLQEGGEKLLLTCVGVGFTNVSKPVL, translated from the exons ATGTCAACAAACACGCTGACATTCGAAGGGTGTAATTTCTTTCGCCAGCGTCTTGTTTTGGCAACGTTGAGTGGAAAGACTGTTCAAATAAGAAAAATAAGAGTTACAGATGACAACCCTGGTCTTAGAG attttgaaGCTAGTTTTATCAGGCTTCTTGATAAACTTACAAATGGATCAAAAATTATTGTGAGTGAAACAG GAACCAGTGTGTTATATCAGCCTGGGTTACTGTCAGGAGGAAGTATTGAGCATGACTGCAGCACCCAGAGATCCCTGGGATACTACATCGAGGGGCTACTGCTGTTGGCACCATTCATGAAACGACCTATCAAAGCTGTCCTCAAGGGTGTCACCAATGACAAGACAGATCCATCT GTTGATTCAATCAAATTGTCCACATTTCCTGTGTTGAAGAGGTTTCTGGGTACAGATGAGGGTCTTGAACTCAAG GTGACTCGGCGTGGTGCCGCCCCAGATGGTGGAGGGGAGGTTGTGTTGTGCTGCCCATGTCGTCAGAAGCTCCGACCCATACTGTTTACAGAGGCAGGCAAAGTGAAGCGGATCAGAGGTGTTGC GTGGGCGACAAGAGTATCACCTTCCATCACCAACAGGATTGTGGAGTCAACACGAGGGGTGCTCAACCAGTTCCTGCCAgatatctacatctacacagacCACAGGAAGGGTGGACAATCGGGAAA ATCCCCAGGCTTTGGACTGACTCTGGTAGCTGAAACTCTGAATGGGGCGTTCCTGTGTGCAGAGTCCACCTCCAATGAGAAAGGATCAACAGAGGGTCCAACAGTGCCGGAAGACCTCGGCAGAAACACGGCTAAACTCCTCCTAGAGGAGATATACAGG GGTGGCTGTGTTGACTCAAGTAATCAGAGTATGGCAGCCCTCTTCATGGTCCTGGGACAACAGGATGTCTCAAAGATACAGACTGGAACCTTGTCGTCTTACAC GATCCAGTTCCTGCGAGACATCCACCAGTTCTTCCAGGTTCAGTTCAAGGTGGATGTTGAGAGTCATGACCTAGAGGATGAGGAGGGGCTGCAGGAGGGAGGGGAGAAGCTTCTCTTGACCTGTGTAGGGGTTGGTTTTACAAATGTCAGTAAACCTGTTTTATAG